Proteins found in one Salinimonas lutimaris genomic segment:
- the pyrH gene encoding UMP kinase produces the protein MSITPKSAYRRILLKLSGEALMGEEGFGIDPKVLDRMAQEIKELVELGVQVGLVIGGGNLFRGEGLAKAGMNRVVGDHMGMLATVMNGLAMRDALHRAFVNARLMSAIPLNGVCDAYNWAEAISLLKSGRVVIFSAGTGNPFFTTDSAACLRGIEIEADAVLKATKVDGVYSDDPVKNPEAQLYQRLSYNEVLDKELKVMDLSAFTLARDHSLPIRVFNMNKPGCLKRVVMGEQEGTLIDHAQD, from the coding sequence ATGAGTATCACACCAAAATCAGCCTATCGTCGAATTTTGCTAAAGCTTAGCGGTGAGGCCCTGATGGGCGAAGAAGGTTTCGGCATTGACCCGAAAGTTCTGGACCGGATGGCTCAGGAAATCAAAGAATTGGTGGAGCTGGGTGTCCAGGTTGGCCTGGTTATCGGTGGTGGTAATCTGTTTCGTGGTGAAGGCCTGGCGAAAGCCGGCATGAACCGGGTTGTGGGCGACCATATGGGTATGTTGGCTACCGTAATGAACGGTCTGGCCATGCGTGATGCACTGCACCGTGCATTTGTTAACGCCCGCCTGATGTCAGCCATTCCGCTAAATGGCGTGTGCGATGCCTACAACTGGGCAGAAGCTATCAGCCTGCTGAAATCTGGCCGGGTGGTGATTTTTTCTGCCGGTACCGGTAACCCGTTTTTCACCACTGACTCAGCTGCCTGTTTGCGCGGTATCGAAATCGAAGCCGATGCTGTGTTAAAAGCAACCAAAGTAGACGGTGTGTATAGTGATGACCCGGTGAAAAATCCGGAAGCGCAGTTATATCAGCGCTTGTCCTACAACGAAGTGCTGGATAAAGAATTAAAAGTAATGGATCTGTCTGCCTTTACGCTGGCACGTGATCACAGCCTGCCAATTCGTGTGTTTAACATGAATAAACCGGGTTGCCTGAAACGTGTGGTCATGGGTGAGCAAGAAGGTACGCTGATCGACCATGCTCAAGACTGA
- the uppS gene encoding polyprenyl diphosphate synthase — translation MLSKRSQPARTEAAQPEQAGPQHVAIIMDGNGRWAQKKGKIRTFGHKAGVDSVRAVVRFARTTGIKSLTLFAFSSENWKRPQEEVSVLMELFNLVLNSEVKRLHKNDVRLQVIGDVSAFDDKLKAKIAKAEALTRDNQSLVLNIAANYGGRWDITHAAKQVAQNVLDGKQQVSDITEESLSSYISTANLPELDLMIRTGGERRISNFLLWQCAYAELYFTDVLWPDFTEEVFQQAVDDFNIRQRRFGLTGEQISV, via the coding sequence ATGTTATCTAAGCGGTCACAACCCGCCCGGACCGAAGCGGCCCAGCCAGAACAGGCTGGGCCGCAGCATGTTGCCATCATCATGGATGGCAACGGTCGCTGGGCTCAAAAGAAAGGCAAAATTCGTACATTTGGTCATAAAGCAGGTGTAGATTCTGTTCGTGCTGTTGTTCGCTTTGCCCGAACCACGGGAATCAAGTCTTTGACACTGTTTGCCTTTAGCAGTGAAAACTGGAAGCGCCCGCAAGAAGAAGTCAGTGTACTGATGGAGCTGTTTAATTTAGTGTTGAATAGCGAAGTAAAGCGGTTGCATAAAAACGATGTGCGCTTACAGGTTATCGGTGATGTGTCTGCATTTGACGATAAATTGAAGGCCAAAATTGCAAAAGCAGAAGCATTAACCCGGGACAACCAGTCTCTGGTCCTTAATATTGCTGCTAACTATGGTGGGCGCTGGGATATAACCCACGCAGCCAAACAGGTTGCTCAAAACGTGCTGGACGGCAAACAGCAGGTTAGTGATATCACTGAAGAGAGCCTCTCTAGCTATATTTCAACTGCCAACCTACCCGAACTGGATCTGATGATTCGTACCGGTGGCGAGCGTCGAATCAGTAACTTCTTATTATGGCAATGTGCTTATGCAGAATTGTATTTTACTGACGTACTTTGGCCTGACTTTACTGAAGAAGTGTTTCAGCAGGCTGTCGACGATTTCAATATTCGCCAGCGCCGGTTCGGCTTAACCGGTGAACAGATTAGCGTCTGA
- the frr gene encoding ribosome recycling factor yields the protein MIDEIELDARERMEKSISALKSQLSKIRTGRAHPSLLDGIQVSYYGADTPLRQIANVVAEDSRTLALTVFDKSATQAVEKAIMQADLGLNPMSAGTTIRIPMPPLTEERRKDLIKVVRAEAEQARVAIRNIRRDANGDVKDLLKEKEISEDESRAAEENIQTLTNDFIKQVDVKLAEKEKELMEV from the coding sequence GTGATTGATGAAATTGAATTAGATGCGCGCGAGCGTATGGAAAAAAGCATCAGCGCACTGAAAAGCCAGTTAAGTAAAATTCGTACCGGCCGTGCTCACCCAAGCCTGCTTGACGGCATTCAGGTGTCTTATTATGGCGCCGACACGCCGCTGCGTCAGATTGCCAACGTGGTAGCAGAAGACAGCCGCACACTAGCGCTGACAGTGTTTGACAAAAGTGCCACGCAAGCGGTTGAAAAAGCGATTATGCAGGCAGATTTGGGCTTAAACCCAATGAGCGCTGGTACCACAATCCGTATCCCTATGCCGCCACTGACTGAAGAGCGTCGTAAAGACCTGATCAAAGTGGTTCGAGCCGAAGCTGAGCAAGCGCGAGTTGCCATTCGTAACATTCGTCGTGATGCTAACGGTGACGTGAAGGACCTACTTAAAGAAAAGGAAATCAGCGAAGACGAAAGTCGCGCAGCAGAAGAAAATATTCAGACTCTGACCAACGATTTCATCAAGCAAGTTGATGTGAAACTGGCAGAGAAAGAAAAAGAGCTAATGGAAGTCTAA